One part of the Raphanus sativus cultivar WK10039 chromosome 7, ASM80110v3, whole genome shotgun sequence genome encodes these proteins:
- the LOC108817018 gene encoding protein indeterminate-domain 14: MIDYERSNNTKNINHHRNPHPSSSSSGLLPDGNEAAVTQKRKRRPAGTPDPEAEVVSLSPRTLLESDRYVCEICNQGFQRDQNLQMHRRRHKVPWKLLKRETNEEVKKRVYVCPEPTCLHHNPCHALGDLVGIKKHFRRKHSNHKQWICERCSKGYAVQSDYKAHLKTCGTRGHSCDCGRVFSRVESFIEHQDNCTMRQTQTSSHRLQQQQQHTSNATQTALTSENIDLSIGPVLPRHPLLRQSPPSNQQPSGLLYPFVGASATTGSGIELQLLPSRSRADDTSLSLSIGMETTMSSYEKGETSLLLGEREAAKRQIEIAELEFAEAKRIRQHARGELHKAQLYREEASRRTSATIMQITCHDCKKYFQSVAASSPPPRLPQPPCTDESTSLAVSYVSSAATEGEKASDRASS, translated from the exons ATGATAGACTACGAGAGAAGCAATAACACCAAGAACATCAACCATCATCGGAATCCTCATCCGTCTTCATCTTCCTCCGGTCTTCTTCCCGATGGTAATGAAGCCGCCGTGACCCAAAAGAGGAAACGACGACCCGCTGGGACACCAG ATCCAGAGGCGGAGGTTGTATCTTTATCTCCAAGAACGCTACTAGAATCAGACAGGTACGTGTGTGAGATCTGTAACCAAGGTTTTCAGAGAGACCAGAACCTACAGATGCACAGGAGAAGGCATAAAGTTCCATGGAAGCTTTTAAAGAGAGAAACCAACGAGGAAGTTAAGAAGAGGGTCTACGTCTGTCCAGAGCCGACATGTCTCCACCACAACCCTTGTCATGCACTCGGAGATCTCGTGGGAATCAAGAAACACTTTCGAAGGAAACACAGTAACCACAAGCAATGGATCTGCGAGAGATGCTCAAAAGGCTACGCTGTTCAGTCTGATTACAAAGCTCATCTCAAAACATGTGGCACTCGCGGCCATTCCTGCGATTGTGGCCGCGTTTTCTCCAG AGTCGAGAGTTTTATAGAGCACCAAGACAATTGCACCATGCGCCAAACTCAAACCTCCAGCCACCGTTTacaacagcagcagcaacatACATCAAACGCTACACAAACCGCTTTAACCTCCGAAAACATTGACCTCTCCATTGGTCCAGTTTTACCAAGACATCCTTTGCTAAGACAATCTCCACCTTCTAATCAACAACCATCCGGTTTGCTTTATCCTTTCGTTGGCGCAAGCGCTACTACTGGTAGTGGCATCGAGCTTCAGCTACTTCCGTCCCGGTCTAGAGCTGATGATACCAGCCTTAGTCTGTCGATAGGGATGGAGACGACAATGTCAAGCTACGAGAAGGGAGAGACGAGCTTACTATTGGGAGAAAGAGAGGCAGCCAAAAGGCAAATAGAGATTGCGGAACTGGAGTTTGCTGAAGCCAAGAGAATAAGGCAACATGCGAGAGGTGAGCTTCATAAAGCTCAACTTTATAGAGAAGAAGCAAGTAGGAGGACTAGTGCAACGATAATGCAAATCACTTGCCATGATTGCAAGAAATACTTTCAATCTGTTGCTGCTtcgtctcctcctcctcgtcttccACAACCACCTTGTACCGATGAGAGTACGTCTCTTGCCGTGAGCTATGTGTCTTCGGCAGCTACCGAAGGTGAAAAAGCGAGTGATAGAGCATCGTCATAG
- the LOC108818144 gene encoding uncharacterized protein LOC108818144 isoform X2: MWEGKREHPRLILHDFISPEECKELEFIHKSCSTVGYRPNVFSTTLSHLVATNSPHLLIPFVSLRERLKEKIEETFGCEFELFIEFTGLVRGASIGWHSDDNRQYLKQRDFSAVCYLNSYGKDFKGGLFRFQSGEPATISPSAGDVIMYTADDRNIHSVDEVTEGERLTLAMWFTRDSSHDEDSKLVSRLLSQCASHEFLPLPLPASANMYWFCPPHQHANGFDICVARLHLLGFDVHSFLQGDDRSLDDSDRLVGPIQIAKGGEFLTREFTNVLHALQVVQFYRWKASELKTSKVGYDGVEEVVEAMSQSQLETINAMNALFLKDKGLVTTTLGYLCSNGEEKDSLNLTGVSSAITSWEEYTCKLLRELLSSLPQWETYQTIHKVESG; this comes from the exons ATGTGGGAGGGAAAGAGAGAGCACCCGAGGCTGATTCTCCACGATTTCATCTCGCCGGAAGAGTGCAAGGAGCTCGAGTTCATACACAAGAGCTGCTCTACTGTCGGGTACAGACCAAACGTCTTCTCCACCACTCTCTCTCACCTCGTCGCCACCAATTCTCCTCACCTCCTCATCCCTTTCGTCTCCCTTCGAG AGAGGTTGAAAGAGAAGATTGAGGAAACGTTTGGGTGTGAGTTTGAGCTCTTCATTGAGTTCACTGGCTTGGTTAG AGGAGCTAGCATTGGGTGGCACAGTGATGATAACAGACAATATCTAAAACAAAGAGACTTCTCG GCGGTTTGTTACTTGAATAGCTACGGTAAAGACTTCAAAGGCGGTCTTTTTCGTTTTCAGAGTGGAGAACCAGCTACCATATCTCCCTCCGCTGga GATGTTATCATGTACACTGCCGATGACCGGAACATTCACTCTGTCGATGAGGTAACAGAAGGGGAAAGATTGACTCTTGCGATGTGGTTTACCCGGGATTCATCTCACGACGAAGATTCCAAGCTCGTTTCCCGTCTCCTCTCTCAATGCGCATCTCATGAGTTTCTTCCCCTTCCTTTGCCTGCTTCCGCTAACATGTACTGGTTCTGTCCTCCTCATCAGCATGCCAATGGGTTTGATATCTGCGTTGCGAGGTTGCATCTTCTTGGTTTCGACGTACATAGCTTCTTACAAGGCGATGATCGTTCTCTAGATGACTCTGATCGACTCGTTGGTCCAATACAAATAGCTAAAGGAGGAGAGTTTCTCACCCGGGAGTTTACCAACGTTCTTCATGCGCTTCAGGTTGTTCAGTTCTACCGTTGGAAAGCTTCCGAACTCAAAACCTCCAAGGTTGGATATGACGGTGTGGAAGAAGTGGTGGAAGCTATGTCGCAATCTCAGTTGGAAACTATCAATGCCATGAATGCATTGTTCCTGAAAGATAAGGGCCTTGTAACCACTACCCTTGGATATTTATGCTCCAATGGGGAAGAGAAGGATTCACTTAACTTGACTGGTGTATCATCAGCGATTACCTCTTGGGAAGAGTATACTTGTAAGCTACTCAGGGAGCTATTATCATCCTTGCCTCAGTGGGAAACGTATCAGACTATACACAAAGTCGAATCCGGTTAG
- the LOC108818144 gene encoding uncharacterized protein LOC108818144 isoform X1 yields MWEGKREHPRLILHDFISPEECKELEFIHKSCSTVGYRPNVFSTTLSHLVATNSPHLLIPFVSLRERLKEKIEETFGCEFELFIEFTGLVSWCRGASIGWHSDDNRQYLKQRDFSAVCYLNSYGKDFKGGLFRFQSGEPATISPSAGDVIMYTADDRNIHSVDEVTEGERLTLAMWFTRDSSHDEDSKLVSRLLSQCASHEFLPLPLPASANMYWFCPPHQHANGFDICVARLHLLGFDVHSFLQGDDRSLDDSDRLVGPIQIAKGGEFLTREFTNVLHALQVVQFYRWKASELKTSKVGYDGVEEVVEAMSQSQLETINAMNALFLKDKGLVTTTLGYLCSNGEEKDSLNLTGVSSAITSWEEYTCKLLRELLSSLPQWETYQTIHKVESG; encoded by the exons ATGTGGGAGGGAAAGAGAGAGCACCCGAGGCTGATTCTCCACGATTTCATCTCGCCGGAAGAGTGCAAGGAGCTCGAGTTCATACACAAGAGCTGCTCTACTGTCGGGTACAGACCAAACGTCTTCTCCACCACTCTCTCTCACCTCGTCGCCACCAATTCTCCTCACCTCCTCATCCCTTTCGTCTCCCTTCGAG AGAGGTTGAAAGAGAAGATTGAGGAAACGTTTGGGTGTGAGTTTGAGCTCTTCATTGAGTTCACTGGCTTGGTTAG CTGGTGTAGAGGAGCTAGCATTGGGTGGCACAGTGATGATAACAGACAATATCTAAAACAAAGAGACTTCTCG GCGGTTTGTTACTTGAATAGCTACGGTAAAGACTTCAAAGGCGGTCTTTTTCGTTTTCAGAGTGGAGAACCAGCTACCATATCTCCCTCCGCTGga GATGTTATCATGTACACTGCCGATGACCGGAACATTCACTCTGTCGATGAGGTAACAGAAGGGGAAAGATTGACTCTTGCGATGTGGTTTACCCGGGATTCATCTCACGACGAAGATTCCAAGCTCGTTTCCCGTCTCCTCTCTCAATGCGCATCTCATGAGTTTCTTCCCCTTCCTTTGCCTGCTTCCGCTAACATGTACTGGTTCTGTCCTCCTCATCAGCATGCCAATGGGTTTGATATCTGCGTTGCGAGGTTGCATCTTCTTGGTTTCGACGTACATAGCTTCTTACAAGGCGATGATCGTTCTCTAGATGACTCTGATCGACTCGTTGGTCCAATACAAATAGCTAAAGGAGGAGAGTTTCTCACCCGGGAGTTTACCAACGTTCTTCATGCGCTTCAGGTTGTTCAGTTCTACCGTTGGAAAGCTTCCGAACTCAAAACCTCCAAGGTTGGATATGACGGTGTGGAAGAAGTGGTGGAAGCTATGTCGCAATCTCAGTTGGAAACTATCAATGCCATGAATGCATTGTTCCTGAAAGATAAGGGCCTTGTAACCACTACCCTTGGATATTTATGCTCCAATGGGGAAGAGAAGGATTCACTTAACTTGACTGGTGTATCATCAGCGATTACCTCTTGGGAAGAGTATACTTGTAAGCTACTCAGGGAGCTATTATCATCCTTGCCTCAGTGGGAAACGTATCAGACTATACACAAAGTCGAATCCGGTTAG
- the LOC108818143 gene encoding IAA-alanine resistance protein 1, whose product MTFSLTRLVVTFLVLVLFLDLCVETGFSHSTPAREDHLHHHGGGCSGHSHDHDHDHHHHHEEVKKMKLPEELAEEEDMRLCGFGPCLHHDHAHDHQSSSALSGFALWVNALGCSLLVSLASLICLILLPVMFVQGKPAKWFVDALALFGAGAMLGDAFLHQLPHAFGGGHAHSSDHHESHAHHDHDHSHSGSPSHSHSIQDLSVGLSVLAGIVVFLLVEKLVRYVEENSSGSSTWGHHQHHHHAGSKKLKDEDGPKNATENSSEKVSSGSKDKSLRKRKTSAIDAVDKADSGAEEVTSDGELEKTKQVEKNSSLVFGYLNLFSDGVHNFTDGMALGSAFLIYGSVGGWSRTMFLLAHELPQEIGDFGILVRSGFTVSKALVFNFLSALVALAGTALVLVWGNEPGQSSLIEGFTAGGFIYIAVAGVLAEMNNSGKSTLQNSVCHLISLMLGMGVALGISLLE is encoded by the exons ATGACGTTCTCGCTGACAAGACTCGTGGTTACGTTTCTGGTTCTGGTGCTCTTTCTGGATCTGTGCGTAGAAACCGGATTCTCTCACTCAACCCCGGCGCGTGAAGACCACTTGCATCATCACGGAGGTGGGTGTAGTGGTCATTCTCACGATCACGATcacgatcatcatcatcatcatgaggaggtgaagaagatgaagttgcCGGAGGAGCTGGCTGAGGAAGAGGATATGAGGTTGTGCGGGTTTGGTCCCTGTCTTCATCACGACCATGCTCACGACCACCAATCCAGTTCTGCTCTTTCTGGGTTTG CATTGTGGGTTAATGCATTGGGATGCTCTCTTTTGGTTAGCTTGGCGTCACTCATTTGTCTGATACTGCTCCCAGTTATGTTTG TTCAAGGGAAGCCAGCAAAGTGGTTTGTTGATGCCTTGGCTCTGTTTGGG GCAGGAGCTATGCTGGGGGATGCTTTTCTTCACCAATTGCCCCATGCTTTTG GTGGTGGTCACGCTCACTCATCTGATCACCATGAAAGCCATGCCCATCATGATCATGATCATTCTCATTCGGGTTCACCTTCACACTCACATTCTATACAAGATCTGTCTGTGGGATTGTCGGTTCTCG CTGGTATCGTGGTCTTCCTTCTTGTGGAAAAGTTGGTGCGGTACGTCGAAGAAAACTCGTCAGGATCCAGTACTTGGGGCCACCACCAGCACCACCACCATGCAGGCAGTAAGAAACTGAAGGATGAGGACGGTCCTAAAAATGCAACTGAAAACTCATCAGAGAAAGTCTCTAGTGGCTCTAAGGATAAGTCTCTCCGTAAG AGAAAGACGTCTGCTATTGATGCTGTTGATAAAGCAGATTCAGGCGCAGAAGAAGTCACTTCCGATGGAGAACTGGAGAAAACCAAACAGGTGGAGAAGAATTCAAGCTTAGTATTTGGTTACCTCAACTTGTTCTCTGATGGTGTT CACAATTTTACTGATGGAATGGCGTTAGGAAGTGCGTTTCTCATCTACGGATCAGTTGGTGGATGGTCAAGAACCATGTTCTTGCTTGCTCACGAGCTTCCGCAAGAG ATAGGTGATTTTGGGATTCTAGTGAGGTCAGGCTTCACTGTATCAAAAGCACTCGTCTTCAACTTCCTCTCTGCTCTTGTCGCACTTGCAGGAACTGCTCTG GTTTTGGTGTGGGGAAATGAACCGGGACAGTCATCGTTGATTGAG GGATTTACAGCGGGAGGATTCATATACATAGCGGTTGCTGGTGTTCTTGCGGAGATGAACAACTCTGGAAAATCAACACTTCAGAACAGTGTGTGCCATTTGATATCGTTGATGCTTGGCATGGGTGTTGCTCTTGGCATCTCTCTTCTTGAATGA